The following are encoded together in the Salvia hispanica cultivar TCC Black 2014 chromosome 6, UniMelb_Shisp_WGS_1.0, whole genome shotgun sequence genome:
- the LOC125194102 gene encoding cryptochrome-1-like, with product MEKKCKSIVWFRRDLRIEDNPALAAVARDGTVLPVFIWCPKEEGPYHPGRVSRWWLKHSLIHLQQSLRSLGAELVVIKAETTLSALLDCISAVGATKVVYNHLYDPISLVRDHNIKQKLVELGIEVQSFNGELLFEPWEVYDDNEQAFTTFNAYWEKCMNVQKDPVSHLPPWRLALAEGAGMNTSIEALNLENESEKSSNALLGRGWSPGWSSADKTFTEFVEHHLLNYSKDRLNVGRNSTSLLSPYLHFGELSIRKVFQSVRMKQLVWKNEQNTVGEESATFFLRAIGLREYSRYICFNFPFTHERSLLSSLQYFPWDSNQAHFKAWRQGRTGYPLVDAGMRELWATGWIHNRIRIIVSSFFVKFLLLPWQWGMKYFWDTLLDADIESDILGWQYISGSLPDGHELERMDSPQVQGFKFDPEGEYVRQWLPELARMPAEWIHHPWDAPLSVLKSAGVDLGSNYPKPLIDMDLARDRLTEAIATMHGKEAAGKAAVTDGTDEVVFDNSEPHEKVAVSKAVTRERKPCPASSSHDQRVPSMRNANSMIQNRKRPNPGEDGRALKDNLNSCNIGKQVSKMADEDLCSTAESSSSKKAMTNSRISFSVPRNCSSMSTSAPYPVPDSSDHNDSWHEEVGTGEMSSKNGTSNLQISGKQIIHEEES from the exons ATGGAAAAGAAGTGCAAGAGCATAGTGTGGTTTAGGAGGGATTTGAGAATTGAAGACAATCCAGCTTTAGCAGCTGTTGCAAGGGATGGGACTGTTTTACCAGTTTTCATATGGTGCCCTAAGGAGGAAGGCCCTTATCACCCCGGTCGGGTTTCGAGGTGGTGGCTGAAGCACTCCCTTATTCATCTGCAGCAGTCACTGAGATCTCTTGGTGCAGAACTCGTCGTCATCAAAGCTGAGACCACTCTCTCTGCTCTCTTAGACTGCATTAGCGCTGTCGGGGCGACCAAAGTTGTGTATAACCATCTCTATG ATCCAATTTCACTTGTTCGTGATCATAATATTAAGCAGAAGTTAGTTGAACTTGGTATTGAAGTGCAAAGCTTTAATGGCGAGTTATTGTTTGAGCCGTGGGAAGTTTATGATGACAATGAACAAGCATTTACAACCTTTAATGCATATTGGGAGAAATGCATGAACGTGCAAAAAGATCCTGTTTCACATCTTCCACCATGGCGCTTGGCTCTAGCTGAAG GAGCAGGTATGAATACCTCAATTGAGGCATTGAACCTTGAAAACGAATCGGAAAAGTCGAGTAATGCTTTACTGGGAAGAGGGTGGTCACCCGGTTGGAGCAGTGCTGACAAGACCTTCACTGAATTCGTTGAACACCATTTGCTTAACTACTCAAAGGATAGGCTAAACGTTGGGAGAAACTCTACTTCCCTTTTGTCTCCTTATCTGCATTTTGGTGAGCTTAGCATTAGGAAAGTGTTTCAAAGCGTGCGGATGAAGCAGTTAGTTTGGAAAAACGAGCAAAACACAGTCGGAGAAGAGAGTGCAACTTTTTTCCTTAGGGCTATCGGCCTCAGAGAGTATTCTCGTtatatttgtttcaattttccatTCACTCATGAAAGGTCACTGCTGAGCAGTCTTCAATATTTCCCATGGGACTCCAACCAAGCTCATTTCAAGGCTTGGCGACAGGGTCGGACTGGATATCCACTTGTGGATGCAGGAATGCGAGAGCTCTGGGCAACCGGATGGATTCACAACCGGATAAGAATAATTGTTTCAAGTTTCTTTGTGAAGTTTCTTCTTCTACCATGGCAATGGGGCATGAAGTATTTCTGGGATACACTTCTTGATGCAGACATAGAAAGTGATATTCTTGGTTGGCAATATATTTCAGGGAGTTTGCCCGATGGTCATGAACTTGAGCGTATGGATAGTCCACAG GTTCAGGGATTCAAGTTTGATCCAGAGGGTGAATACGTGAGGCAGTGGCTGCCTGAATTAGCAAGGATGCCGGCTGAATGGATCCATCATCCGTGGGATGCTCCTCTCTCCGTGCTTAAATCCGCAGGCGTGGATCTCGGATCAAACTATCCAAAGCCTCTAATCGATATGGACTTAGCCCGTGATAGGCTAACTGAAGCCATAGCAACCATGCATGGGAAAGAAGCGGCTGGAAAGGCAGCAGTGACTGATGGAACGGATGAAGTTGTGTTTGATAATTCCGAGCCTCACGAGAAAGTGGCTGTGTCGAAAGCAGTCACCAGAGAAAGGAAGCCATGTCCAGCTAGTTCGTCTCACGATCAAAGGGTTCCATCAATGAGGAACGCAAATAGCATGATCCAGAATAGGAAAAGACCGAACCCTGGAGAAGATGGTAGGGCTCTGAAAGATAACCTGAACAGCTGCAACATTGGCAAACAGGTGTCGAAAATGGCCGATGAGGACTTGTGCTCTACAGCGGAATCTTCGTCATCTAAGAAAGCCATGACAAACAGTAGAATCTCTTTCTCTGTTCCTCGGAACTGCTCTTCCATGTCAACTAGTGCACCATATCCGGTCCCTGACTCCTCGGACCACAATGATAGTTGGCACGAAGAGGTTGGAACAGGAGAGATGTCAAGCAAAAATG GAACCAGCAATTTGCAGATATCTGGGAAACAGATTATCCATGAAGAAGAAAGCTAG